A genomic segment from Cyanobium sp. NIES-981 encodes:
- a CDS encoding carbon-nitrogen hydrolase family protein: MLHYCLQALIHPRPPGPGAGLRLAIWQGTGTAATPDAVQENLERLEQVAALAAAQQAQLLAFPELYLSGYIVTPDLARALAEPLDGPSLGRVAAAARRHGVAIACPYPERALVAGEERFFDAIALFDRDGTLLRNYRKTHLWGPDEKRCWSPGYRVDEEGPAFTVHQVNGFPVGLLNCYEAEFPELSRRLALEGAGLILIPTAADAWAMLSTGERTDRPYPDVSRTLIPANAIQNQCFVAYANRCGEETVNGMAMAAYLGNSVVAGPHGDLLVAARPRPTLLLADCVPGDYAPLHPAGTRYLDDRRPELYG; the protein is encoded by the coding sequence GTGTTGCACTACTGCCTGCAGGCCTTGATACACCCGCGCCCGCCCGGGCCTGGAGCGGGCCTGCGGCTGGCGATCTGGCAGGGCACGGGCACGGCAGCCACGCCGGACGCTGTGCAGGAGAACCTGGAGCGGCTCGAGCAGGTGGCCGCGCTGGCCGCAGCGCAGCAGGCCCAGCTGCTGGCATTCCCGGAGCTGTATCTCAGCGGCTACATCGTGACGCCGGACCTGGCCCGGGCGCTGGCTGAGCCCCTCGACGGGCCGAGCCTGGGCCGCGTGGCGGCCGCGGCGCGGCGCCACGGTGTGGCGATCGCCTGCCCCTACCCGGAGCGGGCGCTGGTGGCGGGTGAGGAACGCTTCTTTGACGCCATCGCCCTGTTCGACCGGGACGGAACACTGCTGCGCAACTACCGCAAGACCCACCTGTGGGGTCCGGATGAGAAGCGCTGCTGGAGCCCGGGCTACCGCGTGGATGAAGAGGGGCCGGCCTTCACGGTGCACCAGGTGAACGGCTTTCCGGTGGGGCTGCTGAACTGCTACGAGGCCGAGTTCCCCGAGCTGAGCCGCCGCCTGGCCCTGGAGGGTGCTGGCCTGATCCTGATCCCCACGGCCGCCGATGCCTGGGCGATGCTCAGCACCGGCGAGCGCACTGACCGGCCCTACCCGGATGTGTCGCGCACCCTGATCCCGGCCAACGCGATCCAGAACCAGTGCTTCGTGGCCTATGCCAACCGCTGCGGCGAGGAGACCGTGAACGGCATGGCGATGGCGGCGTACCTGGGCAACAGCGTCGTGGCCGGCCCCCATGGCGACCTGCTGGTGGCCGCCCGGCCCCGGCCCACCCTGCTGCTGGCCGACTGCGTGCCTGGCGACTACGCACCCCTGCATCCGGCCGGAACCCGCTACCTGGACGACCGTCGCCCGGAGCTGTATGGATGA
- a CDS encoding DUF819 family protein, protein MVLSLVPSLLLIGLLTVAGWWLAERTPIGRQLGMTLLVLFLGLLATNLLGWRPDPAAEAVVNGPLTSLAIALLLLAVDLRRVWPGAQRLLGPFAVAVLGAVAGTALGGLLLRGVLGSDLAALSGLFTATFSGGSLNFVSVARTLRPPESLVLIATAADHVVFSVWFLISLALGRGQGPGEAEQARSHTGWDPGHDHPRALLSRAGGAALLWGVVIVVLSQATTGVLQRWWAGVPGILVLTTIALVAAQVPAVARARLSYPLGLLLIQPFFTVIGLSSPVQGLLGEGRWVLLLAVVVVATQAACVLLVGRWRGWPAADSLVGCQAAVGGPSTALALAGALRRPDLALPGVAIGLLGYLVGTYLGLAMAAVLTATQAS, encoded by the coding sequence ATGGTTCTGTCGCTGGTTCCGTCGCTGCTGCTGATCGGCCTGCTCACGGTGGCGGGCTGGTGGCTGGCGGAGCGCACCCCCATCGGCCGCCAGCTGGGGATGACCCTGCTGGTGCTGTTCCTGGGGCTGCTGGCCACCAACCTGCTGGGCTGGCGGCCGGATCCCGCCGCCGAGGCCGTGGTGAACGGGCCGCTCACCTCCCTGGCGATCGCCCTGCTGCTGCTGGCGGTGGATCTGCGGCGGGTGTGGCCGGGCGCCCAGCGGCTGCTGGGCCCCTTCGCCGTGGCGGTGCTGGGTGCCGTGGCCGGCACCGCCCTGGGGGGGCTGCTGCTGCGGGGGGTGCTCGGCAGCGATCTGGCCGCCCTGAGCGGCCTGTTCACCGCCACCTTCAGCGGCGGCAGCCTCAACTTCGTGTCGGTGGCCCGCACGTTGCGGCCCCCCGAGAGCCTGGTGCTGATCGCCACCGCCGCCGATCACGTGGTGTTCAGCGTGTGGTTTCTGATCTCCCTGGCCCTGGGGCGGGGACAGGGGCCGGGTGAGGCTGAGCAGGCCCGCAGCCACACCGGCTGGGATCCGGGCCACGACCACCCGCGGGCCCTGCTCAGCCGGGCGGGCGGGGCTGCCCTCCTGTGGGGGGTGGTGATCGTGGTGCTCAGCCAGGCCACCACCGGAGTGCTGCAGCGCTGGTGGGCCGGGGTGCCCGGGATCCTGGTGCTCACCACCATCGCGCTGGTGGCGGCCCAGGTGCCCGCCGTGGCCCGGGCCCGCCTCAGCTATCCCCTCGGCCTGCTGCTGATCCAGCCGTTCTTCACCGTGATCGGACTCAGCTCGCCGGTGCAGGGGCTGCTGGGGGAGGGGCGCTGGGTGCTTCTGCTGGCCGTCGTCGTGGTGGCGACCCAGGCCGCCTGCGTGCTGCTGGTCGGCCGCTGGCGGGGCTGGCCGGCGGCCGACAGCCTGGTGGGTTGCCAGGCGGCGGTGGGCGGACCCAGCACGGCCCTGGCCCTGGCCGGCGCCCTGCGCCGGCCCGATCTGGCACTGCCGGGGGTGGCGATCGGGCTGCTGGGGTATCTGGTGGGCACCTACCTGGGGCTGGCGATGGCGGCGGTACTGACGGCCACCCAGGCCTCCTGA
- a CDS encoding glutamine synthetase family protein, which translates to MVTAPDPLAELEAQLRRRGVKRLAVTWVNHAGAVLVKVVPVGALASAVKLGVGFSPVSDAFRSDGAIDPQHRLARPDGDLRLRADPASLAPLEAASGWAWAAGTRHHRDGGLYDGDQRGFCSRQQHELAGAGLVLQAGFELEWMVVGGEEPGQDGPQPALAGGPYGADRLVEGLDYAAALTDACDAAGLPWQQLHPEYGRGQFELSLAPASPLQAADRLVLAKLLIQRVSRRFGWRCSFSPKPFAALVGNGGHVHLSVRQGGAALLQDGEGPGGLQPGGAAVVAGLLQHLPALLPLACNSAVSYRRLAPGSWSAPFQAWGIENREAAVRLVPAAADGAEAHLELKVADLTANPYLLLGALQAVVAESLTRPAGELAAAATALPEPVAGDPSVLEEEEAPRLPATLAEASQAFAASTLLRCALGEALHGSLLDAQQAEIRRAHNLSDDALLAASRWWPIVGGL; encoded by the coding sequence ATGGTCACCGCCCCCGATCCCCTGGCCGAGCTGGAGGCACAGCTGCGCCGGCGGGGGGTGAAGCGCCTGGCGGTCACCTGGGTGAACCACGCCGGTGCCGTGCTGGTGAAAGTGGTGCCGGTCGGGGCCCTGGCCAGTGCGGTGAAGCTGGGGGTGGGCTTCTCGCCGGTGTCCGACGCCTTCCGCAGCGACGGCGCCATCGATCCCCAGCACCGGCTGGCCCGCCCCGATGGCGACCTGCGGCTGCGGGCCGACCCCGCCAGCCTCGCCCCCCTGGAGGCCGCCAGCGGCTGGGCCTGGGCAGCGGGAACGCGGCACCACCGCGATGGCGGCCTCTACGACGGCGACCAGCGCGGGTTCTGCTCCCGTCAGCAGCACGAGCTGGCCGGCGCTGGCCTCGTCCTGCAGGCCGGCTTCGAGCTGGAGTGGATGGTGGTGGGGGGGGAGGAGCCAGGCCAGGACGGGCCGCAGCCGGCGCTGGCGGGTGGTCCGTACGGCGCCGACCGGCTGGTGGAGGGCCTCGACTACGCCGCCGCCCTCACCGACGCCTGTGACGCCGCCGGGCTGCCCTGGCAGCAGCTGCACCCCGAATACGGCCGCGGCCAGTTCGAACTGTCGCTAGCGCCGGCGTCGCCGCTGCAGGCCGCCGACCGGCTGGTGCTGGCCAAGCTGCTGATCCAGCGGGTGAGCCGCCGCTTCGGCTGGCGCTGCAGCTTCAGCCCCAAACCCTTCGCCGCTCTGGTGGGCAATGGCGGCCACGTGCATCTGAGCGTGCGCCAGGGCGGGGCGGCGCTGCTGCAGGACGGAGAGGGCCCGGGCGGGCTGCAGCCCGGCGGCGCCGCCGTGGTGGCCGGGCTGCTGCAGCACCTGCCGGCCCTGCTGCCGCTGGCCTGCAACAGCGCCGTGTCATACCGGCGGCTGGCGCCGGGCAGCTGGTCGGCTCCGTTCCAGGCCTGGGGCATCGAAAACCGTGAGGCCGCCGTGCGCCTGGTGCCCGCGGCGGCGGATGGGGCGGAGGCCCACCTGGAGCTCAAGGTGGCCGACCTCACCGCCAATCCCTACCTGCTGCTGGGCGCCCTCCAGGCCGTGGTGGCCGAGAGCCTGACCCGGCCCGCCGGGGAGCTCGCGGCAGCCGCCACAGCGCTGCCGGAGCCCGTGGCGGGCGATCCGAGCGTGCTGGAGGAGGAGGAGGCGCCACGGCTGCCCGCCACGCTGGCGGAGGCCAGCCAGGCCTTCGCCGCCAGCACCCTGCTGCGCTGCGCCCTGGGGGAAGCGCTGCACGGTTCCCTGCTCGATGCGCAGCAGGCGGAGATCCGCCGGGCCCACAACCTCAGCGATGACGCCCTGCTGGCGGCCAGCCGCTGGTGGCCCATCGTGGGGGGCCTGTAG
- a CDS encoding cysteine hydrolase family protein, protein MDPARTALLLVDLQEGTCGRAQPRPRPGFDAVFSRQTLPAAQRALALARAHGLEVIHTMIADLTADGRDRSADYKRCGMGFAPGSPASRVIPPLAPVGDELVLPKSSSSPFSSTPLDYLLRNIGIDTLVVIGLLTDQCIDHTVKDGADRGYRMVCLTDACMAESLERHDQALACFRGYAAQMPVAEFEIWLAPAPGVGGGAA, encoded by the coding sequence CTGGATCCGGCGCGCACGGCGCTGCTGCTGGTGGATCTGCAGGAGGGCACCTGTGGCCGTGCCCAGCCCCGCCCCCGGCCGGGCTTCGACGCCGTGTTCTCCCGTCAGACGCTGCCGGCGGCCCAGCGGGCCCTGGCCCTGGCCCGCGCCCATGGCCTGGAGGTGATCCACACCATGATCGCCGACCTCACCGCCGACGGCCGCGACCGCAGCGCCGACTACAAACGCTGCGGCATGGGCTTTGCTCCCGGCTCCCCGGCCAGCCGCGTGATCCCGCCGCTGGCGCCCGTGGGCGATGAGCTGGTGCTGCCCAAGAGCTCCTCGTCGCCGTTCAGTTCCACCCCGCTCGACTACCTGCTGCGCAACATCGGCATCGACACGCTGGTGGTGATCGGGCTGCTCACGGACCAGTGCATCGACCACACCGTCAAGGACGGCGCCGACCGCGGCTACCGGATGGTGTGCCTCACCGATGCCTGCATGGCGGAGAGCCTGGAGCGGCACGATCAGGCGCTGGCCTGCTTCCGGGGCTATGCCGCCCAGATGCCGGTGGCGGAGTTCGAGATCTGGCTGGCGCCGGCGCCGGGTGTGGGAGGCGGTGCGGCCTGA
- a CDS encoding DUF4079 domain-containing protein, translating into MTTTDWLWVLHPALAVVLVYPLLGMVLRLASQTRQRRVQKAKLPPTVGVEHADLGRWLAAAVVAIELIAIAVVITTKTPSELSAGRAGLLLLVLAGTVAALVALWRSRQAVYRASFALLCWAGVIGLGLQPEVWRLSDNPLDPAFWQSHFWGGIGLTGLMLFSVAARPEILRQLRWRRLHISANILAALLFLAQGISGPRDLLEIPLSWQKPAVYACDFANQVCPPPAPPAAPAQP; encoded by the coding sequence ATGACCACCACCGATTGGCTCTGGGTTCTCCATCCCGCCCTTGCGGTGGTGCTGGTGTACCCCCTGCTCGGCATGGTGCTGCGCCTGGCCAGCCAGACCCGGCAGCGGCGCGTGCAGAAGGCCAAGCTGCCGCCCACCGTGGGGGTGGAGCACGCCGATCTGGGCCGCTGGCTGGCGGCGGCCGTGGTGGCCATCGAACTGATCGCCATCGCCGTGGTGATCACCACCAAGACCCCTTCGGAGCTCAGTGCCGGGCGGGCGGGGCTGCTGCTGCTGGTGCTGGCGGGCACGGTGGCGGCGCTGGTGGCCCTGTGGCGTTCCCGCCAGGCGGTGTACCGCGCCTCCTTCGCCCTGCTCTGCTGGGCCGGCGTCATCGGGCTGGGCCTGCAGCCGGAGGTGTGGCGCCTCAGCGACAACCCCCTCGATCCGGCCTTCTGGCAGTCGCACTTCTGGGGCGGCATCGGCCTCACCGGACTGATGCTGTTCTCCGTGGCGGCGCGGCCGGAGATCCTCCGGCAGCTGCGCTGGCGCCGGCTCCACATCAGCGCCAACATCCTCGCCGCGCTTCTCTTCCTGGCCCAGGGCATCAGCGGCCCCCGCGATCTGCTGGAGATTCCGCTGAGCTGGCAGAAGCCGGCCGTGTACGCCTGCGACTTCGCCAACCAGGTGTGCCCGCCTCCGGCGCCCCCGGCTGCTCCCGCCCAGCCGTGA
- a CDS encoding glycosyltransferase — protein sequence MRLPWAVWLLALLAARYLHWRLSSTLVLDGPLHAGLSLLVLLAEVWLLAHSFLQLLFSLAPDPGIGARVERAAQTLAPSPQPGSLPWVDVLVPTYGEPAEVVERCLRGCLSLDYPHTTVWLLDDAARPELEALCRLLGCRYSARTDRRHAKAGNLNHVLPRLHGDLIAVFDADVVPLRTFLRRSVGLFAEAQVGLVQTPQTYMNADPVMRNLRLERWLMPDEESFYRWIEPVRQGVGAVVCAGTSFLVRRSALQAVGGFDTATSSEDLATGIRLAAAGWECLFVPEKLSAGLAPLTVAAMARQRCRWASGTLQTLRSGANPLTIPGLTPLQRLAFLEGILHWFNALPQLLLALMPLAIGLLGVLPLQVTMAGLLRYALPFYAAQLLLARWFSGQARTGLLPELYRWTFLLPLVATIARWLCRRPAHFQVTPKGLAQGRVVGADPRLWAPLLALLVVQLVALLNLLGLSRDPSLPPLDPITPASFGLGLAWSGLNALLLALALRSCWDRERRSALPWFSVQASALLNGLPCRLSAISEDGVELTLPGASPLPGAVLLPGAGAALRWSALGGSGAEPAAPADRAAPAPDWPLRLVARRGSRLGCEWGTLTAGQREWLQQQLYRQPGLWPQRRAPLEPLALLVLLGRLFQPVPADDWFRRSLLPIRLGGLPHRSGAASPQPPLTLLPPTPLSPAPSPQPSAPGVSP from the coding sequence ATGCGGCTTCCCTGGGCAGTGTGGCTGCTGGCTCTGCTGGCCGCGCGCTATCTCCACTGGCGACTGTCGAGCACCCTGGTGCTGGACGGTCCGCTCCACGCCGGGCTGAGCCTGCTGGTGCTGCTCGCCGAGGTGTGGCTGCTGGCCCACAGCTTCCTGCAGCTGCTGTTCAGCCTCGCCCCCGACCCCGGCATCGGCGCGCGGGTGGAGCGGGCCGCGCAGACCCTGGCGCCATCGCCGCAGCCCGGCAGCCTGCCCTGGGTGGACGTGCTGGTGCCCACCTACGGCGAACCCGCGGAGGTGGTGGAGCGCTGTCTGCGCGGCTGCCTGAGCCTCGACTATCCCCACACCACGGTGTGGCTGCTCGATGATGCGGCCAGGCCCGAGCTGGAGGCGCTGTGCCGGCTGCTGGGCTGCCGCTACAGCGCCCGCACCGACCGCCGCCACGCCAAGGCCGGCAACCTCAACCACGTGCTCCCCCGGCTGCACGGCGATCTGATCGCCGTGTTCGATGCCGACGTGGTGCCGCTCCGCACCTTTCTGCGCCGCAGCGTGGGCCTGTTCGCCGAGGCGCAGGTGGGGCTGGTGCAGACACCCCAGACCTACATGAACGCCGATCCGGTGATGCGCAACCTGCGGCTGGAGCGCTGGCTGATGCCCGATGAGGAGAGCTTCTACCGCTGGATCGAACCGGTGCGGCAGGGGGTGGGGGCGGTGGTGTGCGCCGGCACCTCCTTCCTGGTGCGGCGCTCCGCCCTGCAGGCCGTGGGGGGCTTCGACACCGCCACCTCCTCCGAAGACCTCGCCACCGGCATCCGCCTCGCCGCCGCGGGCTGGGAGTGCCTGTTCGTACCGGAGAAGCTCAGCGCCGGCCTGGCACCCCTCACGGTCGCGGCCATGGCCCGGCAGCGCTGCCGCTGGGCCAGCGGCACCCTCCAGACCCTGCGCAGCGGCGCCAATCCCCTCACCATCCCCGGCCTCACCCCGCTCCAGCGCCTCGCCTTCCTGGAGGGGATCCTGCACTGGTTCAACGCCCTGCCCCAGCTGCTGCTGGCCTTGATGCCCCTCGCCATCGGCCTGCTGGGCGTGCTGCCGCTGCAGGTCACCATGGCCGGCCTGCTGCGCTACGCCCTGCCCTTCTACGCCGCCCAGCTGCTGCTGGCGCGCTGGTTCAGCGGCCAGGCCCGCACGGGGCTGCTGCCCGAGCTCTACCGCTGGACCTTCCTCCTGCCCCTCGTGGCCACCATCGCCCGCTGGCTGTGCCGCCGTCCGGCCCATTTCCAGGTGACCCCCAAGGGCCTGGCCCAGGGCCGCGTGGTGGGAGCCGACCCACGCCTCTGGGCCCCGTTGCTGGCCCTGCTGGTGGTGCAGCTGGTGGCGCTGCTCAACCTGCTGGGCCTCTCCCGCGACCCCAGCCTGCCCCCCCTCGATCCGATCACCCCCGCCAGCTTCGGCCTCGGCCTGGCCTGGAGCGGCCTCAACGCCCTGCTGCTGGCTCTGGCCCTGCGCAGCTGCTGGGACCGGGAGCGGCGCAGCGCGCTGCCCTGGTTCTCGGTGCAGGCCTCCGCCCTGCTGAACGGCCTGCCGTGCCGGCTGAGCGCCATCAGCGAGGACGGTGTGGAGCTGACCCTGCCGGGGGCCTCCCCCCTGCCGGGGGCCGTCCTCCTGCCGGGAGCTGGTGCTGCCTTGCGCTGGTCAGCCCTGGGCGGGTCCGGCGCTGAACCTGCCGCTCCGGCTGACCGTGCCGCTCCGGCGCCGGACTGGCCGCTGCGGCTGGTGGCGCGGCGTGGATCCCGGCTGGGGTGCGAGTGGGGAACGCTGACGGCGGGCCAGCGGGAATGGCTGCAGCAGCAGCTCTACCGCCAACCCGGCCTGTGGCCGCAGCGCCGCGCTCCCCTGGAGCCCCTGGCGTTGCTGGTGCTGCTGGGGCGCCTTTTCCAGCCGGTTCCGGCCGACGACTGGTTCCGGCGCAGCCTGCTGCCGATCCGGCTGGGGGGCCTGCCGCATCGCTCCGGGGCCGCCTCGCCTCAACCGCCGCTGACCCTGCTGCCGCCCACCCCGCTGTCCCCGGCACCCTCCCCCCAACCCTCGGCGCCAGGCGTGTCGCCGTAG
- the maeA gene encoding oxaloacetate-decarboxylating malate dehydrogenase: MFFRIHHTLHYHYEKPVFLEPHTLRLTPRQSTSQRLLSHSLTVREPAAGSTAVEEPGGGDTTEIWFTGLRQELWIHTTAVVETLRDNPFAWILTDRAAQGLPLRYAPATAQALAPFLGDAEPSVAAWAAELAAEAGHLTTDLLLLMADRIHHTFDHVGRFDGEPLQPAETLAQRRGACRDTAMLYVAACRSLGLAARFVSGYSMHHPPEVSEHELHAWAEVWLPGGGWRAYDPSLGLAVADGHVTLVAAADHRLAAPVSGHYRGTGVGSHLHYRVRVEASPDGERFLRPHGSALLADPRHNRDTAFSPEERQRLGMEALLPAAVETLAQQVERVWQGFQALQGDQERFVYLDRLRRSNRTLFHAFLQQHIEAALPVVYTPTVGRVIQGYSHAHQPPDLGVFLTPEQEQRLPQLLRQAAEGPVELLLITDAEGILGLGDQGVGGIHICQGKLAVYTLCSGLHPSRALAVVLDVGTDNPQLLADPLYPGRRQPRLRGEAYDRFLDAVVAAAQQVFPGVFLHWEDFGKGQARRVLDRYRDRAPSFNDDIQGTSGVAAAAVLAACRGLGTGLSEQRIVIFGAGTAGCGIAERLLRLLQAAGLSPDQARQRLWALDRQGLIVAGQPGLTGAPAGLARPAGEADGYGRDGDGRIGLLEVVRQVRPTVLIGTSTVAGAFSQAVVETMAAGCPRPLILPLSNPTALAEATPADLLAWSGGRALVATGSPFAPVPWQGQERVIGQCNNCFLYPGLGFASVAVGASRVSEAMIDAALEALSAAIPAALDPDAPLMPALHQVRAVSRAVAEAVAITAVAEGLAGLATTPEEALRCLDRAQWQARYGDTPGAEGWGEGAGDSGVGGSRVSGG, from the coding sequence ATGTTCTTCCGGATCCACCACACGCTCCACTACCACTACGAGAAGCCGGTGTTTCTGGAGCCGCACACCCTGCGGCTCACACCCCGTCAGAGCACCTCCCAGCGGCTGCTGAGCCACAGCCTCACGGTGCGCGAACCCGCCGCCGGCAGCACCGCGGTGGAGGAGCCCGGGGGTGGCGACACCACCGAGATCTGGTTCACCGGCCTGCGGCAGGAGCTCTGGATCCACACCACAGCGGTGGTGGAAACCCTGCGCGACAACCCCTTTGCCTGGATCCTCACCGACCGGGCCGCCCAGGGGCTTCCGCTGCGGTACGCGCCCGCCACGGCCCAGGCCCTGGCGCCCTTCCTCGGTGACGCCGAGCCCAGCGTGGCGGCCTGGGCAGCGGAGCTGGCCGCCGAGGCGGGGCACCTCACCACCGATCTGCTGCTGCTGATGGCCGATCGGATCCACCACACGTTCGACCACGTGGGCCGTTTCGACGGCGAACCGCTGCAGCCGGCGGAAACCCTGGCCCAGCGCCGCGGCGCCTGCCGCGACACGGCGATGCTCTACGTGGCGGCCTGCCGCAGCCTGGGCCTGGCGGCCCGTTTCGTGAGCGGCTACTCGATGCACCACCCCCCCGAGGTGAGCGAGCACGAGCTGCACGCCTGGGCGGAGGTGTGGCTGCCGGGCGGCGGCTGGCGGGCCTACGACCCCAGCCTCGGCCTGGCGGTGGCCGATGGCCACGTGACCCTGGTGGCGGCGGCGGATCACCGGCTGGCGGCCCCGGTGAGCGGGCACTACCGGGGCACCGGTGTGGGCTCCCACCTGCACTACCGCGTGCGCGTGGAGGCCAGCCCGGATGGCGAGCGCTTCCTGCGGCCGCACGGCAGCGCCCTGCTCGCCGACCCGCGCCACAACAGGGACACGGCCTTCTCCCCCGAAGAACGCCAACGGCTCGGGATGGAGGCCCTGCTGCCGGCCGCGGTGGAGACGCTCGCGCAGCAGGTGGAGCGGGTGTGGCAGGGATTCCAGGCCCTGCAGGGGGATCAGGAGCGCTTCGTGTATCTGGACCGGCTGCGCCGCAGCAACCGCACCCTCTTTCACGCCTTCCTGCAGCAGCACATCGAGGCCGCCCTGCCCGTGGTGTACACCCCCACCGTGGGCCGGGTGATCCAGGGCTACAGCCACGCCCATCAGCCCCCGGACCTGGGCGTGTTTCTCACGCCGGAGCAGGAGCAGCGGCTGCCGCAGCTGCTGCGCCAGGCGGCCGAGGGGCCGGTGGAGCTGCTGCTGATCACCGACGCCGAGGGGATCCTGGGGCTGGGCGACCAGGGCGTGGGCGGCATCCACATCTGCCAGGGCAAGCTGGCGGTGTACACGCTCTGCAGCGGGCTCCACCCCAGCCGGGCGCTGGCCGTGGTGCTCGATGTGGGCACCGACAACCCCCAGCTGCTGGCCGACCCGCTCTATCCGGGCCGCCGCCAGCCCCGCCTGCGCGGCGAGGCCTACGACCGCTTTCTCGACGCCGTCGTGGCGGCGGCCCAGCAGGTGTTTCCCGGCGTGTTCCTGCACTGGGAAGACTTCGGCAAGGGCCAGGCCCGCCGGGTGCTGGACCGCTACCGCGACCGGGCACCGAGCTTCAACGACGACATCCAGGGCACCAGCGGCGTGGCCGCCGCCGCGGTGCTGGCGGCCTGCCGCGGTCTGGGCACCGGGCTGTCGGAGCAGCGCATCGTGATCTTCGGGGCGGGCACCGCCGGCTGCGGCATCGCCGAGCGGTTGCTGCGGCTGCTGCAGGCCGCCGGTCTCAGCCCCGACCAGGCCAGGCAACGGCTGTGGGCCCTCGACCGCCAGGGCCTCATCGTGGCGGGCCAGCCGGGCCTCACCGGTGCGCCCGCCGGCCTGGCCCGGCCCGCCGGGGAAGCCGACGGCTACGGCCGCGACGGCGACGGCCGCATCGGCCTGCTGGAGGTGGTGCGCCAGGTGCGCCCCACCGTGCTGATCGGCACCTCCACCGTGGCCGGCGCCTTCAGCCAGGCGGTGGTGGAAACGATGGCGGCAGGCTGCCCGCGGCCCCTGATCCTGCCGCTCTCCAACCCCACGGCCCTGGCGGAAGCCACCCCGGCCGATCTGCTGGCCTGGAGCGGCGGCCGCGCCCTGGTGGCCACCGGCAGCCCGTTCGCGCCGGTGCCCTGGCAGGGGCAGGAGCGGGTGATCGGCCAATGCAACAACTGCTTCCTCTATCCCGGCCTCGGCTTCGCCTCCGTGGCGGTGGGGGCGAGCCGGGTGAGTGAAGCGATGATCGATGCCGCCCTCGAGGCCCTCTCCGCAGCCATCCCCGCGGCGCTGGATCCGGACGCCCCGCTCATGCCCGCCCTGCACCAGGTGCGTGCCGTGTCGCGGGCGGTGGCGGAGGCGGTGGCCATCACCGCCGTGGCGGAGGGCCTGGCCGGGCTGGCCACCACGCCCGAAGAGGCCCTGCGGTGCCTGGACCGGGCCCAGTGGCAGGCGCGCTACGGCGACACGCCTGGCGCCGAGGGTTGGGGGGAGGGTGCCGGGGACAGCGGGGTGGGCGGCAGCAGGGTCAGCGGCGGTTGA
- a CDS encoding PCC domain-containing protein, with the protein MRCLALHLEPGTDVRKALEQVAAQEGGSGFVLSVVGNLSQAAFQCPGKAAPTVLAGELEIITLQGTLAAGGVHLHLSFSDDACQVWGGHLEPGTLVLRGADLLVGLFDPEPIQLGPEAAGLSQPALEAPPPRPQPPSSQEPRVAIAVLPGCPFSARALRMLHTLGIPHVVSEPSQPGSVPQVFIDGSFIGGYDALAELHAQGQLDSLRLL; encoded by the coding sequence ATGCGCTGTCTGGCCCTCCACCTCGAACCCGGCACCGACGTGCGCAAGGCGCTCGAGCAGGTGGCGGCCCAGGAAGGGGGCTCGGGCTTCGTGCTCAGCGTGGTGGGCAACCTCTCCCAGGCGGCCTTTCAGTGTCCGGGCAAGGCCGCGCCCACCGTGCTGGCCGGTGAGCTGGAGATCATCACGCTGCAGGGCACCCTCGCGGCCGGCGGGGTGCACCTGCACCTGAGCTTCTCCGACGACGCCTGCCAGGTGTGGGGAGGGCACCTCGAGCCGGGCACCCTGGTGCTCAGGGGGGCAGACCTGCTGGTGGGACTGTTCGACCCCGAGCCGATCCAGCTGGGCCCGGAGGCGGCCGGGCTCAGCCAGCCTGCCCTCGAGGCACCACCGCCCCGGCCGCAGCCGCCGTCGTCCCAGGAGCCTCGGGTGGCGATCGCGGTGCTGCCGGGCTGTCCGTTCTCGGCCCGGGCCCTGCGGATGCTGCACACCCTCGGCATCCCCCATGTGGTCAGCGAGCCCAGCCAGCCCGGCAGCGTGCCCCAGGTGTTCATCGACGGCAGCTTCATCGGCGGCTACGACGCCCTGGCGGAGCTCCATGCCCAGGGCCAGCTGGACAGCCTGCGGTTGCTCTAG